From one Pseudomonas sp. S35 genomic stretch:
- a CDS encoding SdiA-regulated domain-containing protein gives MAVSLPSATPKPRSRFALRWYSWLFLAGVIVYGVAWAMHWDDRGMLWVSERFETPAERSESVWLPDYHAVIDAKVLPGMEKDEASDVSYNPQTKTLFSVMGKNPFLVELSLQGDVLRKMPLNGWENPEGVTVLENGLIAVVDERQHSLTIVKVDATTQQLNKADFPAYELGPSKDQNKAFEAIAWDKLGQQLVLGEERPPALFTWKSDGGQTLVGDKQKLASKELDMRNLSALAVDPRTGHLLVLSADSHLLLELDEKGEQVSFMTLLGGFNGLSKTIPRAEGVTMDEDGTLYMVSEPNLFYRFERQK, from the coding sequence ATGGCCGTGTCCCTACCTTCCGCCACACCCAAGCCGCGTTCTCGTTTTGCCCTGCGCTGGTATTCCTGGCTGTTTTTGGCGGGCGTGATCGTCTATGGCGTTGCCTGGGCCATGCATTGGGACGATCGCGGCATGCTGTGGGTGTCGGAGCGCTTTGAAACACCGGCTGAGCGCAGCGAAAGTGTGTGGTTGCCGGATTACCACGCCGTCATCGACGCGAAAGTGTTGCCAGGCATGGAGAAGGACGAGGCCTCGGATGTCTCCTACAACCCGCAGACCAAAACCCTGTTTTCCGTCATGGGCAAAAACCCATTCCTCGTTGAGTTGAGCCTGCAAGGCGATGTGCTGCGCAAGATGCCGCTCAATGGCTGGGAAAACCCGGAAGGCGTGACGGTGCTGGAAAATGGCCTGATCGCGGTGGTGGACGAGCGCCAGCACAGCCTGACCATCGTCAAGGTCGACGCGACGACCCAGCAGTTGAACAAGGCTGACTTCCCCGCCTATGAACTGGGGCCATCCAAAGACCAGAACAAAGCCTTTGAAGCGATCGCCTGGGACAAGCTAGGCCAGCAACTTGTGCTGGGTGAGGAGCGTCCACCGGCGTTGTTCACCTGGAAAAGCGATGGCGGCCAGACCTTGGTTGGCGACAAGCAAAAACTCGCCAGCAAAGAACTGGACATGCGCAACCTCTCGGCCCTGGCTGTCGACCCGCGCACCGGCCACCTCCTGGTGCTTTCGGCCGACTCCCACCTGTTGCTGGAGTTGGACGAGAAGGGCGAACAAGTCAGCTTCATGACCTTGCTTGGCGGCTTCAATGGCTTGAGCAAAACCATTCCCCGTGCAGAAGGGGTGACTATGGATGAGGATGGCACTTTGTATATGGTCAGTGAGCCAAACCTGTTCTATCGTTTCGAGAGACAGAAGTAA
- a CDS encoding DUF4399 domain-containing protein, with the protein MKALLSRATIASLLLGASVLANAADVPRTPAPKGAEVFIVSPKDGATVDKTFTVKFGVKGLDLEPIDKQVPNAGHHHLLVDQDVKALKADEAIPATATSIHFGKAQTETELTLTPGKHTLQLVAGDNVHRQFEPTVASKVITVDVK; encoded by the coding sequence ATGAAAGCCCTTTTGTCCCGTGCAACGATTGCCAGCCTGCTGCTGGGTGCCTCCGTGTTGGCGAATGCCGCCGATGTGCCTCGTACCCCCGCGCCCAAGGGGGCCGAGGTGTTTATTGTGTCGCCCAAAGATGGCGCGACTGTCGACAAGACCTTCACCGTCAAATTCGGCGTCAAGGGCCTGGACCTGGAGCCAATCGACAAGCAAGTGCCTAACGCGGGTCACCATCACCTGCTGGTCGACCAGGACGTGAAGGCGCTCAAGGCAGACGAAGCCATCCCCGCCACCGCTACCTCGATTCACTTCGGCAAGGCGCAAACCGAAACCGAGCTGACCCTGACCCCAGGCAAGCACACCCTGCAACTGGTGGCTGGCGATAATGTGCATCGCCAATTCGAGCCCACTGTAGCCTCGAAAGTGATCACGGTTGACGTTAAGTAA
- a CDS encoding transporter substrate-binding domain-containing protein has translation MRFSPGLLLLLPLLSPLAHAELIDDVNDRGELRIALQANTPPYNFKEGDKLTGFEVELGELLAKEMDVRSSFITTDDADLLPGVATGKYDVAINHIAKTAELEDQFDFSEVYRDQPELAIPFQKGNPAFKTSLDGALKRVKDDGRLKALSQKWFEGDAPTVAPTPAPPQATPAH, from the coding sequence ATGCGCTTTTCGCCTGGCCTGTTACTTTTGCTTCCTCTTCTGAGCCCCTTGGCTCATGCCGAACTGATCGACGACGTCAATGATCGCGGTGAACTGCGCATTGCCCTGCAAGCCAACACCCCCCCTTACAATTTCAAGGAAGGCGACAAGCTCACCGGTTTTGAAGTCGAACTGGGTGAACTGCTGGCAAAGGAAATGGACGTGCGCTCCTCGTTTATCACCACCGATGACGCCGATCTGCTGCCTGGGGTGGCAACCGGCAAATACGATGTGGCCATCAACCACATCGCTAAGACTGCCGAGCTTGAGGATCAGTTCGATTTCAGCGAGGTTTATCGCGACCAGCCTGAGCTGGCGATCCCGTTCCAGAAGGGCAACCCGGCGTTCAAGACGAGCCTGGACGGGGCATTGAAACGGGTGAAGGACGATGGCCGATTGAAGGCGCTGTCGCAGAAGTGGTTCGAGGGCGACGCCCCTACAGTAGCGCCAACGCCTGCGCCGCCTCAGGCAACTCCAGCTCACTGA
- a CDS encoding DUF523 domain-containing protein has translation MQKILISRCLLGHKVRYDGGASGPFDQLAAWQAEGRVVAICPEVSGGLPTPRPSAEIPGGQGIDVWEGRAKVLTAEGEDFSAAFLDGARQALALVQRHNIRIAILKANSPSCGNLLTYDGTFTGVKVSGEGVTAALLKRHGVQVFSELELPEAAQALALL, from the coding sequence ATGCAAAAGATACTGATCAGCCGCTGCCTGCTTGGGCACAAGGTGCGCTACGACGGCGGGGCCAGCGGGCCATTCGATCAACTGGCGGCGTGGCAGGCCGAAGGGCGAGTGGTTGCGATCTGCCCGGAAGTGTCGGGCGGTTTGCCGACGCCCAGGCCGTCTGCCGAGATTCCCGGTGGGCAAGGCATTGATGTCTGGGAAGGCCGGGCCAAAGTGCTCACGGCCGAAGGCGAAGATTTCAGCGCCGCCTTCCTCGACGGCGCCCGCCAAGCCTTGGCGCTGGTGCAGCGCCACAACATCCGCATCGCCATCCTCAAGGCCAACAGCCCGTCCTGCGGCAATCTGCTGACCTATGACGGCACCTTCACCGGCGTGAAGGTAAGTGGTGAAGGCGTCACGGCGGCGCTGCTCAAGCGCCACGGCGTGCAGGTGTTCAGTGAGCTGGAGTTGCCTGAGGCGGCGCAGGCGTTGGCGCTACTGTAG
- a CDS encoding DUF2059 domain-containing protein, translating into MRRLFFSLLMFCVLPAWADGHDQLYKVAGWAEQRAHFNDALSAAQQRYRNSLPPAVYQALVDNSNKRFAAQPMDQRAEAQLRKNLADPKPALAFFQSPLGRKIVAAELLATRRDQLAKNAQGLPKIEADATRSLIIGHLAQALPAREAGAEVSLAIAGVAADSLSQMIPGLLGGGQAQSMLNGQRERLMQQIGNDLNNTLLYVYRDLSDPELEEFATFAESPEGKAYYQAALAAIRAGLAVGQSTSSLTQ; encoded by the coding sequence ATGCGTCGTTTGTTTTTTTCCTTGCTGATGTTCTGCGTTTTGCCCGCCTGGGCAGACGGCCATGACCAGTTGTACAAGGTCGCCGGCTGGGCCGAACAACGTGCGCATTTCAATGACGCCCTCAGCGCAGCCCAACAGCGCTACCGCAACAGCCTACCGCCGGCGGTGTACCAGGCGCTGGTGGACAACAGCAATAAACGCTTTGCCGCCCAGCCCATGGACCAACGCGCCGAGGCGCAGTTGCGCAAGAACCTGGCAGACCCCAAGCCTGCCCTGGCGTTCTTCCAGTCGCCGCTGGGCCGCAAGATTGTTGCCGCCGAACTGCTCGCCACCCGCCGCGACCAGCTGGCGAAAAACGCCCAGGGCCTGCCGAAGATTGAAGCCGACGCCACTCGCAGCCTGATCATCGGCCATCTGGCACAGGCGCTGCCGGCCCGTGAAGCCGGGGCCGAAGTCAGCCTGGCGATTGCCGGAGTAGCTGCAGACAGCTTGAGCCAGATGATCCCCGGCCTGTTGGGCGGTGGTCAGGCTCAAAGCATGTTGAATGGGCAACGTGAGCGGTTGATGCAGCAGATTGGCAATGATCTGAACAACACGCTGCTGTATGTCTATCGGGATTTGTCTGACCCGGAACTGGAAGAGTTCGCGACGTTTGCGGAGTCACCGGAGGGTAAGGCGTATTACCAGGCGGCGCTGGCAGCGATCCGCGCAGGGCTGGCGGTCGGCCAGAGCACTTCAAGCCTGACGCAGTAG
- a CDS encoding FAD-binding oxidoreductase — protein MTHPALIDELKTLVEPGKVLTDADSLEAYGKDWTKHFAPAPTAIVFPKTIEQVQAIVRWANEHKVALVPSGGRTGLSAAAVAANGEVVVSFDYMNQVLDVNLTDRTAVCQPGVVTKQLQNVAEEKGLYYPVDFASSGSSQIGGNIGTNAGGIKVIRYGMTRNWVAGMKVVTGKGDVLELNRDLIKNATGYDMRQLFIGAEGTLGFVVEATMRLDRAPKNLTAMVLGTTDFDSIMPVLHAFQSKLDLTAFEFFSDKALAKVMGRGDVPAPFETECPFYALLEFEATTEEVANHALETFEHCVEQGWVLDGVMSQSETQLHNLWKLREYISETISHWTPYKNDISVTVSKVPAFLKEIDAIVGEHYPDFEIVWFGHIGDGNLHLNILKPQNLSKDEFFAKCATVNKWVFETVQKYNGSISAEHGVGMTKRDYLTYSRSPVEIEYMKAVKAVFDPNGIMNPGKIFAV, from the coding sequence ATGACCCATCCTGCCCTGATTGATGAGCTAAAGACCCTGGTTGAGCCCGGCAAAGTGCTGACCGACGCCGACTCCCTGGAGGCTTACGGCAAGGATTGGACCAAGCACTTCGCACCTGCGCCGACCGCCATCGTCTTCCCCAAGACCATTGAGCAGGTGCAGGCCATCGTGCGCTGGGCCAATGAACACAAGGTCGCGCTGGTGCCTTCCGGCGGTCGTACCGGCCTGTCGGCAGCGGCGGTGGCGGCCAATGGCGAAGTGGTTGTGTCGTTCGACTATATGAACCAGGTCCTCGACGTGAACCTCACCGACCGTACCGCTGTGTGCCAGCCGGGTGTGGTCACCAAGCAATTGCAGAACGTCGCCGAAGAAAAGGGTTTGTACTACCCGGTGGACTTCGCCTCGTCCGGTTCCAGCCAGATTGGCGGCAATATCGGCACCAATGCCGGCGGGATCAAGGTGATTCGCTACGGCATGACCCGTAACTGGGTAGCCGGTATGAAAGTCGTCACCGGCAAGGGTGACGTGCTGGAACTGAACCGTGACCTGATCAAGAACGCCACCGGCTACGACATGCGCCAGCTGTTTATCGGCGCTGAAGGCACCTTGGGCTTTGTGGTCGAAGCCACCATGCGCCTGGACCGGGCGCCGAAAAACCTCACCGCGATGGTGCTGGGTACCACCGATTTCGACTCGATCATGCCGGTGCTGCACGCGTTCCAGAGCAAGCTGGACCTGACTGCGTTCGAATTCTTCTCCGACAAGGCCCTGGCCAAGGTCATGGGCCGTGGCGATGTACCGGCGCCGTTCGAAACCGAGTGCCCGTTCTACGCGTTGCTGGAATTTGAAGCCACCACCGAAGAAGTCGCCAACCACGCCCTGGAAACCTTCGAGCACTGCGTCGAGCAGGGCTGGGTGCTGGACGGCGTGATGAGCCAGAGCGAAACCCAACTGCACAACCTGTGGAAACTGCGCGAGTACATCTCCGAGACCATTTCCCACTGGACGCCGTACAAGAACGACATCTCGGTCACCGTGTCCAAGGTGCCGGCGTTTTTGAAGGAAATCGACGCGATCGTCGGCGAACACTACCCGGACTTCGAAATCGTGTGGTTCGGCCACATCGGCGACGGCAACCTGCACCTGAACATCCTCAAGCCGCAAAACCTGAGCAAGGATGAGTTCTTCGCCAAGTGCGCCACCGTGAACAAGTGGGTGTTCGAAACCGTTCAGAAGTACAACGGCTCGATCTCCGCCGAGCACGGCGTGGGCATGACCAAGCGCGATTACCTGACCTACAGCCGTTCCCCGGTTGAAATCGAATACATGAAGGCCGTGAAAGCGGTATTCGACCCTAACGGGATCATGAACCCTGGCAAGATCTTCGCTGTTTAA
- the rpiA gene encoding ribose-5-phosphate isomerase RpiA, with translation MTQDQLKQAVAQAAVDLILPKLDDKSIVGVGTGSTANCFIDALAQHKGAFDGAVASSEATAARLKGHGIPVYELNTVSDLEFYVDGADESDEHLNLIKGGGAALTREKIVAAVAKTFICIADASKLVPVLGAFPLPVEVIPMARSHVARELVKLGGDPVYREGVLTDNGNIILDVFNMQISNPVALEAQINAIVGVVTNGLFAARPADVLLLGTAEGVKTLKA, from the coding sequence ATGACCCAGGATCAACTCAAACAGGCAGTGGCCCAGGCCGCCGTCGATTTAATCCTTCCAAAACTCGACGACAAGAGCATCGTCGGTGTCGGCACCGGCTCCACCGCCAATTGCTTTATCGATGCACTGGCCCAGCACAAGGGCGCGTTCGACGGCGCTGTGGCCAGCTCCGAAGCCACCGCCGCGCGCCTGAAAGGCCACGGCATTCCGGTGTACGAGCTCAACACCGTGAGCGACCTGGAGTTCTACGTCGACGGCGCCGATGAAAGCGACGAGCACCTGAACCTGATCAAGGGCGGCGGCGCAGCCCTGACCCGCGAGAAGATCGTCGCGGCCGTGGCCAAGACGTTCATCTGCATTGCCGACGCCAGCAAGCTGGTGCCCGTCCTCGGCGCCTTCCCGTTGCCGGTGGAAGTGATCCCGATGGCCCGCAGCCACGTGGCCCGCGAGCTGGTGAAACTGGGCGGCGACCCGGTGTACCGCGAAGGCGTGTTGACCGACAACGGCAACATCATCCTCGACGTGTTCAATATGCAGATCAGCAACCCGGTGGCGCTGGAAGCCCAGATCAACGCCATCGTCGGTGTGGTCACCAATGGCCTGTTTGCCGCGCGCCCGGCAGATGTGCTGCTGCTCGGCACCGCTGAGGGCGTCAAAACCCTAAAAGCCTGA
- a CDS encoding 2OG-Fe(II) oxygenase, with amino-acid sequence MRAMQIPLDHPLLQRIVDDLAEKGWSQQNGFLPQALTLELAAECRKRAAEGELAPAAVGRGPAQEIREGIRGDHIQWLEEGDAAVCDSYMAVMDSLRLAMNRGLFLGLEDFESHFAMYPPGAFYLKHLDRFRDDDRRMVSAVIYLNDAWLPEHGGQLRMYLKGGVEYDVVPTGGCLVVFLSGEVPHEVMPATRERLSLTGWFRRRGNEPF; translated from the coding sequence ATGCGCGCCATGCAAATACCCCTTGATCACCCCCTGCTGCAACGCATCGTCGACGACCTGGCCGAAAAGGGTTGGTCGCAGCAGAACGGCTTCCTGCCCCAGGCTCTGACCCTGGAACTGGCGGCTGAGTGCCGTAAACGTGCGGCCGAGGGTGAATTGGCGCCAGCGGCGGTGGGGCGCGGACCGGCCCAGGAGATTCGCGAGGGCATTCGCGGCGACCATATCCAGTGGCTGGAGGAGGGCGACGCGGCCGTCTGCGACAGCTACATGGCGGTGATGGACAGCCTGCGCCTGGCGATGAACCGGGGCTTGTTCCTTGGCCTGGAAGATTTCGAAAGCCATTTTGCGATGTACCCGCCAGGGGCGTTTTACCTCAAGCACCTGGACCGCTTCCGCGACGATGACCGGCGCATGGTCTCGGCGGTGATCTACTTGAACGACGCCTGGCTGCCCGAGCATGGCGGCCAATTGCGCATGTACCTCAAAGGCGGCGTCGAATACGATGTGGTGCCCACCGGCGGATGCCTGGTGGTGTTCCTGTCGGGCGAAGTGCCCCACGAAGTCATGCCTGCCACGCGCGAACGCCTGTCCCTCACCGGCTGGTTTCGCCGGCGGGGTAACGAGCCGTTTTAA
- the serA gene encoding phosphoglycerate dehydrogenase produces MSKTSLDKSKIKFLLLEGVHPSAVDVLKAAGYTSIEYITSSLPEAQLKEKIADAHFIGIRSRTQLTEEIFDHAKKLVAVGCFCIGTNQVDLNAARERGIAVFNAPYSNTRSVAELVLAEAILLLRGIPEKNASCHRGGWIKSAANSFEIRGKKLGIVGYGSIGTQLSVLAEGLGMQVFFYDTLTKLPLGNATQVASLTELLGMSDIVTLHVPETAETQWMIGEKEIRAIKKGGILINAARGTVVELDALADAIKDKHLIGAAIDVFPVEPRSNDDIFESPLRGLDNVILTPHIGGSTAEAQANIGLEVSEKLVKYSDNGTSVSSVNFPEVALPAHPGKHRLLHIHQNIPGVMMEINKVFAENGINISGQFLQTNEKVGYVVIDVDAEYSDLAQEKLQHINGTIRSRVLF; encoded by the coding sequence ATGAGCAAGACTTCTCTCGATAAGAGCAAGATCAAGTTCCTTCTTCTGGAAGGCGTCCACCCATCGGCTGTCGACGTTCTGAAAGCCGCCGGGTACACCAGCATTGAGTACATCACCAGTTCTCTGCCGGAAGCCCAGCTCAAGGAAAAGATCGCCGACGCGCACTTCATCGGCATTCGCTCCCGCACTCAGCTGACCGAAGAAATCTTCGATCACGCCAAGAAACTCGTGGCAGTTGGCTGTTTCTGCATCGGCACCAACCAAGTCGACCTCAACGCAGCGCGCGAGCGCGGCATCGCGGTGTTCAACGCACCGTACTCCAACACCCGTTCCGTTGCGGAGCTGGTGCTGGCCGAGGCCATCCTGCTGCTGCGCGGCATCCCAGAGAAGAACGCTTCCTGCCACCGTGGCGGCTGGATCAAAAGTGCGGCTAACTCCTTCGAAATCCGCGGTAAGAAGCTGGGTATCGTCGGTTACGGTTCGATCGGCACCCAGCTGTCGGTACTGGCTGAAGGCTTAGGGATGCAGGTGTTCTTCTACGACACCCTGACCAAGCTGCCATTGGGCAACGCCACGCAAGTGGCCAGCCTGACCGAACTGCTGGGCATGTCGGACATCGTGACCCTGCACGTTCCGGAAACCGCTGAGACCCAGTGGATGATCGGCGAGAAGGAAATCCGCGCCATCAAGAAAGGCGGCATCCTGATCAACGCTGCACGCGGCACCGTGGTTGAGCTGGACGCCCTGGCCGATGCGATCAAGGACAAGCACCTGATCGGCGCCGCCATCGACGTATTCCCGGTAGAGCCACGCTCCAACGACGACATCTTCGAAAGCCCGCTGCGTGGCCTGGACAACGTGATCCTGACCCCGCACATCGGTGGCTCCACCGCTGAAGCCCAAGCCAACATCGGCCTGGAAGTCTCGGAAAAACTGGTCAAGTACAGCGACAACGGTACCTCGGTCTCGTCCGTGAACTTCCCGGAAGTGGCCCTGCCGGCTCACCCTGGCAAGCACCGTCTGCTGCACATCCACCAGAACATTCCTGGCGTGATGATGGAGATCAACAAGGTCTTCGCGGAAAACGGCATCAACATCTCCGGTCAGTTCCTACAGACCAACGAGAAGGTCGGCTACGTGGTGATCGACGTCGACGCCGAGTACTCGGACCTGGCGCAAGAGAAGCTGCAGCACATCAACGGCACTATCCGTAGCCGCGTGTTGTTCTAA
- the ilvA gene encoding threonine ammonia-lyase, biosynthetic: MLEQYVKKILTSRVYDVAVETPLQTARQLSERLGNKVWLKREDLQPVFSFKIRGAYNKLTQLTDEERARGVVTASAGNHAQGLALAAKVLGVKATIVMPKTTPEIKVEGVRSRGGKVVLHGDSFPEALAYSLKLVDEKGYVYIHPYDDPHTIAGQGTVAMEILRQHPGPLDAIFVPVGGGGLIAGIAAYVKYLRPEIKIIGVEPDDSNCLQAAMAAGERVVLPAVGIFADGVAVAQIGQYTFDICKDYVDEVITVSTDEICAAIKDIYDDTRSITEPAGALGVAGIKKYVETRGVSGQTFVAIDSGANVNFDRLRHVAERAELGEGREAIIAVTIPEQPGSFKAFCEAVGKRQITEFNYRYHSGSEAHIFVGVQTHPETDPRSALIASLTEQGFPVLDLTENELAKLHIRHMVGGHAAHVSNEVVFRFEFPERPGALFNFLHKLGGRWNISMFHYRNHGAADGRVVAGLQVPANERHLVPPALEAIGYPYWDESDNPAYKLFLG, translated from the coding sequence ATGCTTGAACAGTACGTCAAAAAGATCCTCACCTCGCGCGTCTACGACGTTGCCGTAGAAACCCCGCTACAGACCGCTCGCCAGCTCTCCGAGCGGCTGGGTAACAAGGTCTGGCTCAAGCGTGAAGACTTGCAGCCGGTGTTCTCGTTCAAGATTCGCGGCGCCTATAACAAGCTCACCCAACTGACTGACGAGGAGCGCGCACGCGGTGTGGTCACAGCCTCGGCGGGCAATCATGCGCAAGGCCTGGCCTTGGCGGCCAAGGTGCTGGGGGTCAAGGCGACTATCGTGATGCCCAAGACCACCCCTGAGATCAAGGTCGAAGGCGTGCGCTCCCGTGGTGGCAAAGTGGTGCTGCATGGTGATTCCTTCCCGGAAGCCCTGGCCTACTCGCTCAAACTGGTCGACGAAAAAGGCTACGTCTACATCCACCCCTACGATGATCCACACACCATTGCCGGGCAGGGCACCGTGGCGATGGAGATCCTGCGCCAGCACCCAGGGCCGCTGGACGCGATCTTTGTACCGGTGGGTGGTGGTGGCTTGATTGCAGGCATTGCGGCGTACGTGAAATACCTGCGTCCGGAGATCAAGATCATCGGCGTCGAACCGGACGACTCCAACTGCCTGCAGGCCGCGATGGCGGCGGGCGAGCGCGTGGTGCTGCCGGCAGTCGGGATCTTTGCCGACGGCGTGGCGGTGGCGCAGATCGGCCAGTACACCTTTGATATCTGCAAAGACTATGTCGATGAAGTGATCACCGTGAGCACCGACGAGATCTGTGCGGCGATCAAGGACATCTACGACGACACCCGTTCCATCACCGAGCCGGCAGGCGCGCTGGGTGTGGCCGGGATCAAGAAGTACGTGGAGACCCGTGGCGTCAGCGGCCAGACCTTTGTCGCCATCGACTCTGGCGCCAACGTCAACTTCGACCGCCTGCGTCACGTAGCCGAGCGCGCCGAGCTTGGTGAAGGCCGCGAAGCCATCATCGCCGTGACCATCCCGGAGCAGCCGGGCAGCTTCAAGGCGTTTTGCGAGGCCGTGGGCAAGCGCCAGATCACCGAATTCAACTACCGCTACCACTCCGGCAGCGAAGCGCACATCTTCGTTGGCGTGCAGACCCACCCGGAAACCGACCCGCGCAGCGCGTTGATCGCCAGCCTCACCGAGCAGGGTTTCCCGGTGCTGGACCTGACCGAAAACGAACTCGCCAAGTTGCACATCCGCCATATGGTCGGCGGCCATGCGGCGCACGTCAGTAATGAAGTGGTGTTTCGCTTCGAGTTCCCGGAGCGCCCGGGCGCCTTGTTCAACTTTCTTCACAAGTTGGGCGGGCGCTGGAACATCTCGATGTTCCACTATCGTAACCACGGCGCAGCCGACGGCCGTGTAGTCGCCGGCCTGCAAGTGCCGGCGAACGAGCGTCACCTCGTCCCCCCAGCGCTGGAAGCCATTGGCTACCCGTACTGGGATGAGAGCGATAACCCGGCCTACAAACTGTTCCTCGGTTGA
- a CDS encoding fumarylacetoacetate hydrolase family protein, translating into MSYQHKYVDGTNIHFPLGKVVCIGRNYAEHAKELDNPVPTEPLLFIKPGSCVVPLEGGFAIPTERGSVHYEAEIAVLIGKPLSNKPSREEVLDAISGFAPALDLTLRDKQAELKAKGLPWEIAKSFDGAAVIAPFVVGSTFPDVTDIGIRLTINGEVRQDGNSAQMLNPIIPMIQHMAGCFSLQAGDVILTGTPAGVGPLNVGDELVLELAGVNRFESSVR; encoded by the coding sequence ATGAGCTACCAGCACAAGTATGTCGACGGCACCAACATCCACTTCCCGTTGGGTAAAGTGGTGTGCATTGGGCGTAACTACGCCGAACATGCCAAGGAACTGGATAACCCGGTGCCGACCGAGCCGTTGCTGTTCATCAAGCCCGGCAGCTGTGTCGTGCCGCTGGAAGGCGGTTTTGCCATCCCTACCGAGCGTGGCTCGGTGCACTACGAAGCGGAAATCGCGGTATTGATCGGCAAGCCACTGTCGAACAAGCCAAGCCGTGAAGAAGTGCTGGATGCCATCTCCGGCTTCGCCCCGGCCCTGGATTTGACCCTGCGCGACAAACAGGCCGAATTGAAAGCCAAGGGCCTGCCCTGGGAAATCGCCAAGTCCTTCGATGGCGCAGCGGTGATTGCACCGTTCGTGGTCGGCAGCACGTTCCCGGACGTGACTGATATCGGCATTCGCCTGACCATCAACGGCGAAGTGCGCCAGGACGGCAACAGCGCGCAGATGCTCAACCCGATCATCCCGATGATCCAACACATGGCCGGCTGCTTCTCGCTGCAGGCCGGTGATGTGATCCTCACCGGCACCCCGGCTGGCGTAGGTCCGTTGAATGTGGGCGATGAGTTGGTGTTGGAGTTGGCGGGTGTGAACCGCTTCGAAAGCAGCGTTCGCTGA
- a CDS encoding SdiA-regulated domain-containing protein, whose amino-acid sequence MRRLARPKPILFLLVLIALICAGVAGQHFRLFERAWFNWQAWRQPADERSIGLADYRVTLEAQVIEGLADDVSALTYDPVRKSLFTVTNQNAELIELSLEGKILRRIPLVGFGDAEAVEFISDNIYVITDERQQRLIKVHVDDDTQFLDAADAEQMTLGLHVGGNKGFEGLAYDSVGKRLFVAKERDPMLIYEVHGFPHFKPEKTYSVHVINNPKRDAGLFVRDLSSLQYDERSGHLLALSDESFLVLELDIDGRPLSSLSLLNGRHGLKKRVPQAEGIAMDDEGTLYLVSEPNLFYVFKKTSP is encoded by the coding sequence ATGCGCCGACTTGCCCGCCCCAAACCCATTCTGTTTCTCCTGGTGCTGATCGCCCTGATCTGCGCCGGGGTCGCTGGGCAGCACTTTCGCTTGTTCGAGCGCGCCTGGTTCAACTGGCAGGCGTGGCGCCAGCCGGCAGACGAACGTTCGATCGGCCTGGCGGATTACCGGGTGACCCTGGAGGCCCAGGTGATCGAGGGGCTCGCTGACGATGTCTCGGCCCTCACCTATGACCCGGTGCGCAAAAGCCTGTTTACCGTGACCAATCAGAACGCTGAACTGATCGAGCTCTCCCTGGAGGGCAAGATCCTGCGGCGCATCCCTTTGGTGGGGTTCGGCGATGCCGAAGCTGTGGAATTCATCAGCGACAACATCTATGTCATCACCGACGAGCGCCAGCAGCGGTTGATCAAGGTGCATGTGGACGACGACACCCAGTTCCTCGACGCCGCCGATGCGGAGCAGATGACCCTGGGCCTGCACGTAGGCGGCAACAAGGGTTTTGAAGGGTTGGCCTATGACTCGGTGGGCAAGCGCCTGTTCGTGGCCAAGGAGCGCGACCCGATGTTGATCTACGAGGTCCACGGGTTTCCCCATTTCAAGCCAGAGAAAACCTACTCGGTGCACGTGATCAACAACCCCAAGCGTGACGCTGGGCTGTTTGTGCGGGACCTGTCGAGCCTGCAGTACGACGAGCGCAGCGGCCATCTGCTGGCGCTGTCGGATGAGTCGTTTCTGGTGCTGGAACTGGATATCGACGGTCGCCCGTTGAGCAGCTTGTCACTGCTGAACGGGCGCCATGGCCTTAAAAAACGTGTGCCCCAGGCCGAAGGAATCGCCATGGATGACGAAGGCACGTTGTACCTGGTCAGTGAGCCGAACCTGTTCTACGTGTTCAAAAAAACCAGCCCCTGA